One window from the genome of Xenorhabdus bovienii SS-2004 encodes:
- the malF gene encoding maltose ABC transporter permease MalF has translation MSARLDKTEWWSHPVLKWFGVSLCLFFTGYLIVLMYAQGEYLFAMLTLVLLGSGIYVFANRKSYAWRYTYPGIAGMSLFVLFPLICTVAIAFTNYSSTNQLTFERAQTVLMSRQYQAGQTLNFKLYPESEQWVLALSVPDSSQLLVSDPFSLSTSAGEEVILPLHKQEKVFESDAAALRTITQYRQALGQLVTVLPDGSKLRMSSLRQFSGIHPLYSIGEDGITLTNNQTGTEYRPNMDTGFYQATNAEGVWSEGTLSPGFTVSVGWKNFLRVIQDDGIQKPFLSIFVWTVIFSLLTVILTVALGMILACIVQWEALKGRAIYRVLLILPYAVPSFISILIFKGLFNQSFGEINLLLNGLFGLKPEWFTDPTLARTMLIIVNTWLGYPYMMILCMGLLKSIPDDLYEASAIDGAGPLHNFSRITFPLLIKPLTPLIIASFAFNFNNFVLVQLLTNGRPDRIGTTTPAGYTDLLVNYTYRIAFEGGGGQDFGLAAAIATLIFLLVGALAIINLKATRIKFD, from the coding sequence ATGTCAGCGAGATTGGACAAAACAGAATGGTGGTCGCATCCTGTCCTAAAATGGTTCGGAGTCAGTCTGTGCCTATTTTTTACCGGTTATTTGATTGTATTGATGTATGCCCAGGGTGAATATCTGTTTGCCATGCTGACACTGGTATTACTGGGAAGTGGTATTTATGTCTTTGCCAATCGTAAGTCTTATGCTTGGCGTTATACCTATCCGGGAATTGCGGGCATGAGCCTGTTTGTATTGTTTCCACTTATTTGTACTGTTGCTATTGCTTTCACGAACTATAGCAGTACAAATCAACTGACTTTTGAACGGGCTCAAACGGTGTTGATGAGTCGTCAATATCAGGCAGGTCAGACACTTAATTTCAAACTTTATCCTGAATCTGAACAGTGGGTACTGGCCTTGAGTGTTCCTGATAGCTCTCAATTACTGGTGTCTGATCCTTTTTCTTTATCTACATCTGCGGGGGAAGAGGTCATTCTGCCTTTGCATAAGCAGGAAAAGGTTTTTGAGAGTGATGCCGCTGCATTGCGAACCATAACCCAGTACCGGCAGGCGTTAGGTCAGCTTGTTACTGTTCTGCCGGATGGCAGTAAGTTACGTATGAGTTCATTGCGTCAATTCTCCGGCATACATCCCCTCTATTCCATTGGGGAAGACGGCATCACCCTGACCAATAATCAAACGGGGACAGAATACCGACCAAATATGGATACAGGGTTCTATCAAGCCACGAACGCTGAGGGCGTCTGGAGTGAGGGAACATTAAGCCCGGGATTCACGGTTTCTGTCGGTTGGAAAAACTTTTTGCGGGTTATTCAGGATGACGGTATCCAAAAACCCTTTCTTTCGATTTTTGTCTGGACTGTGATCTTTTCCCTGCTAACGGTGATATTGACGGTGGCGCTGGGTATGATCCTTGCGTGTATTGTGCAGTGGGAGGCGCTCAAAGGACGGGCAATTTATCGTGTACTGCTTATTTTGCCGTACGCTGTTCCTTCGTTTATTTCCATCCTGATTTTTAAGGGGTTATTTAACCAGAGTTTTGGGGAAATCAACCTGCTGCTTAACGGGCTGTTTGGTTTGAAACCGGAGTGGTTTACCGACCCAACACTGGCGCGAACGATGTTGATTATAGTGAATACGTGGCTGGGATATCCCTATATGATGATCCTTTGCATGGGGCTGCTGAAGTCAATTCCTGATGATCTTTATGAGGCATCGGCTATTGATGGGGCCGGGCCATTACATAATTTTTCCAGAATTACTTTTCCATTGCTGATTAAGCCGCTGACTCCGTTGATAATTGCCAGTTTCGCTTTTAATTTTAATAACTTTGTTTTAGTTCAGTTGCTGACCAATGGCAGGCCGGATCGCATTGGTACAACAACCCCTGCGGGTTATACCGATCTTTTAGTGAATTATACTTATCGTATCGCTTTTGAAGGGGGCGGAGGACAGGATTTTGGTTTGGCTGCGGCTATTGCTACGTTGATTTTTCTTTTGGTCGGGGCATTAGCCATCATTAATCTGAAAGCGACTCGTATTAAATTTGATTGA
- the malE gene encoding maltose/maltodextrin ABC transporter substrate-binding protein MalE: protein MTKTTLKVGSRALMLSVLTTWILSAPAFAKLEEGKLVIWINGDKGYNGLAQVGEKFAKETGIPVAVEHPDKFEEKYSQIAANGDGPDIIFWAHDRFGGYAQSGLLAEVTPDQPFMDKLFPFTWDAVRYDGKLIGYPIAVEALSLIYNKDLVKSPPKTWEEIPALDNELKKQNKSAIMFNLQEPYFTWPLIAADGGYAFKVENGAYNTKDSGVNNAGSKAGMQFLVDLVKNKHLSADIDYSIAEAAFNKGKTAMTINGPWTWTNIDKSKINYGVTLLPTFKGKPSKPFVGILTAGINAASPNKELAKEFLENYLLTNEGLATVDKDKPLGAVALKSYQDILAKDPRIAATMANAQQGEIMPNVSQMSSFWYAMRSAVLNAVNGRQSIDAALNDAENRIAK, encoded by the coding sequence ATGACAAAAACAACTCTGAAAGTGGGATCTCGCGCTCTGATGCTTTCCGTTTTAACAACATGGATACTCTCTGCCCCTGCTTTTGCAAAGCTGGAAGAAGGCAAGCTGGTGATTTGGATCAACGGTGATAAGGGATACAACGGGCTGGCACAGGTTGGTGAGAAATTTGCAAAAGAAACTGGCATTCCTGTTGCTGTTGAGCATCCCGATAAATTCGAAGAAAAATATTCTCAAATAGCAGCGAACGGTGATGGACCAGATATCATTTTCTGGGCGCATGATCGTTTTGGTGGCTATGCCCAATCTGGTTTATTGGCCGAAGTGACACCTGACCAACCGTTCATGGACAAGTTATTTCCTTTTACCTGGGATGCGGTTCGTTATGATGGCAAACTGATTGGTTATCCCATTGCAGTTGAAGCGCTTTCTCTTATCTACAATAAAGATTTAGTGAAATCTCCGCCAAAGACATGGGAAGAGATCCCTGCGCTGGATAATGAACTGAAAAAGCAGAATAAAAGCGCAATCATGTTTAATTTGCAGGAACCTTATTTCACTTGGCCACTGATTGCTGCTGATGGGGGCTACGCTTTCAAAGTGGAGAATGGTGCTTATAACACCAAAGATAGCGGCGTGAATAATGCGGGTTCCAAAGCGGGAATGCAATTCTTGGTTGATTTGGTGAAAAACAAACATTTGAGTGCTGATATCGATTACTCCATCGCTGAAGCCGCCTTCAATAAAGGCAAAACAGCAATGACCATCAATGGCCCGTGGACTTGGACGAATATCGACAAAAGTAAGATCAATTATGGTGTTACTTTATTACCAACCTTTAAAGGAAAACCCTCTAAACCGTTTGTTGGCATCTTAACCGCCGGAATCAATGCAGCTAGTCCTAATAAAGAATTGGCGAAGGAGTTTCTGGAAAATTATCTGCTGACCAACGAAGGCTTGGCAACCGTGGATAAGGACAAACCGTTGGGGGCTGTGGCGCTGAAATCTTATCAGGATATCCTTGCGAAAGATCCACGTATTGCTGCCACGATGGCAAATGCTCAGCAAGGTGAAATTATGCCAAATGTTTCGCAAATGAGTAGTTTTTGGTATGCCATGCGCAGTGCTGTTCTTAATGCAGTGAATGGTCGGCAATCTATTGATGCTGCGCTTAATGATGCAGAAAATCGAATAGCTAAATAA
- the malK gene encoding maltose/maltodextrin ABC transporter ATP-binding protein MalK translates to MSSVTLRDVSKTYGETVISKNFNLEIEEGEFVVFVGPSGCGKSTLLRMIAGLEDITSGDLLIAGQRMNDVPPAKRSVGMVFQSYALYPHLSVADNMSFGMKLAGIKKSDIQKRVQQVAETLQLAHLLDRRPKALSGGQRQRVAIGRTLVAEPNIFLLDEPLSNLDAALRVQMRIEISRLHQRLQRTMIYVTHDQTEAMTLADKIVVLDAGNIAQVGKPLEIYHYPANRFVAGFIGSPKMNFLPVKVSATAIDQVQIILPNGQPVWLPVESKDVTVGSNVSLGIRPEHLLPNDVADVTLEGTVQIVEQLGNETQVHIRIPAIHQNLVYRQPDVVLVEEGATFTIGLAPHRCHLFREDGTACQRLHKEPGV, encoded by the coding sequence ATGTCCAGCGTCACACTCCGCGATGTATCTAAGACTTATGGTGAAACTGTCATTTCCAAAAACTTCAACCTTGAGATTGAAGAAGGGGAATTTGTTGTTTTTGTTGGTCCATCAGGATGTGGAAAATCAACACTGTTAAGGATGATTGCAGGTCTGGAAGACATTACCTCCGGTGATTTACTGATAGCAGGGCAGCGAATGAATGATGTTCCTCCTGCCAAACGCAGTGTAGGTATGGTTTTTCAATCCTACGCGCTATACCCCCATTTGTCTGTTGCTGACAATATGTCATTCGGCATGAAACTGGCCGGGATCAAAAAAAGCGATATTCAGAAGCGAGTTCAACAAGTTGCAGAAACTCTTCAGCTCGCCCATCTGTTGGATCGTCGCCCCAAAGCACTATCTGGAGGGCAGCGTCAGCGAGTTGCCATTGGCCGCACTCTGGTCGCTGAACCGAATATATTTCTTCTGGATGAACCACTCTCCAATCTGGATGCTGCGCTGCGTGTCCAGATGCGCATTGAGATTTCACGCCTGCATCAACGCCTGCAACGTACGATGATCTATGTTACGCATGATCAAACCGAAGCCATGACTCTGGCGGATAAAATCGTCGTTCTGGATGCAGGCAACATTGCTCAGGTCGGTAAGCCACTCGAAATTTATCACTACCCTGCCAACCGTTTTGTTGCGGGCTTCATCGGTTCCCCAAAGATGAATTTCCTACCAGTCAAAGTCTCTGCCACAGCAATCGATCAAGTACAGATTATTTTGCCTAACGGGCAGCCTGTCTGGCTACCCGTTGAAAGTAAGGATGTCACTGTCGGTAGCAATGTATCTCTAGGTATCCGCCCCGAACACCTGTTGCCTAATGATGTGGCCGACGTAACGCTGGAAGGAACAGTGCAAATCGTAGAGCAACTGGGGAATGAAACTCAGGTTCACATCCGCATACCTGCAATTCACCAAAATTTGGTTTACCGCCAGCCTGATGTTGTTCTCGTGGAAGAAGGAGCAACCTTCACTATCGGGTTAGCTCCCCATCGCTGTCATCTATTCCGCGAAGATGGCACTGCATGTCAGCGTTTGCATAAAGAGCCCGGAGTCTGA
- a CDS encoding maltoporin produces the protein MRILPLSLAILTGLLSMQATAVEFHGYARSGIGWAGKGGEQKCVQSTGAQSKYRLGNECETYAELKLGQELWKEGNKRFYFDTNVAYSVAQKDDWESTNPAFREVNVQASNVIDWLPGSTLWAGKRFYQRHDVHMIDFYYWDISGPGAGLQDIDLGFGKLSLAVTRNTESGGSVGWIADKRDEIPTSNDVFDVRLANLQVNEGGTLELGIDYGRANARKGYHLDQKASKDGVMLTAEHTQSMLGGFNKFVVQYATDAMTSYNSGHSEGASVNNDGNMLRILNHGAINITDKWDLMYLAMYQNIDRDNRNGNTWYTVGVRPMYKWTPIMSTLLEVGYDNVKSQRTKDTNNQYKITLAQQWQAGDSIWSRPAIRLFATYAKWDEKWGYANKNGSYTKGVAYSDSSSHRFSRGNSDEFTFGAQFEAWW, from the coding sequence ATGCGTATCTTACCTCTTTCATTGGCCATACTGACTGGTTTGTTATCCATGCAGGCCACTGCGGTGGAGTTCCACGGTTATGCCCGTTCTGGCATTGGCTGGGCAGGTAAAGGAGGAGAACAGAAATGTGTCCAAAGTACCGGTGCACAGAGTAAATACCGTCTGGGTAATGAGTGTGAAACCTATGCAGAACTAAAATTAGGGCAAGAGTTATGGAAAGAGGGTAACAAGCGTTTCTATTTTGATACCAATGTGGCCTATTCCGTTGCACAGAAAGATGACTGGGAATCAACCAACCCAGCTTTCCGCGAAGTCAACGTTCAGGCAAGTAACGTCATTGACTGGCTGCCTGGTTCGACGCTATGGGCAGGTAAGCGTTTCTACCAGCGACACGATGTGCATATGATCGATTTTTACTACTGGGACATCTCCGGCCCTGGAGCAGGTCTACAGGATATTGATTTGGGATTTGGTAAACTTTCCCTTGCCGTGACCCGCAATACGGAATCCGGTGGTTCGGTTGGCTGGATCGCCGATAAACGCGATGAAATTCCGACTTCCAATGATGTTTTCGACGTACGACTGGCTAATTTACAGGTGAATGAAGGCGGCACTCTAGAGCTTGGCATCGACTATGGACGTGCCAATGCACGCAAGGGTTACCATCTGGATCAAAAAGCATCTAAAGATGGTGTAATGCTGACAGCTGAACATACTCAAAGCATGTTAGGTGGCTTTAATAAATTTGTCGTACAGTACGCCACTGATGCCATGACTTCCTACAATAGTGGTCATTCAGAAGGTGCCAGCGTAAATAATGATGGGAATATGTTACGCATCCTGAATCATGGTGCTATCAATATTACGGATAAATGGGATCTGATGTATTTGGCCATGTATCAGAATATAGATCGCGATAATCGCAACGGCAACACATGGTACACCGTTGGTGTCCGCCCAATGTACAAATGGACGCCCATCATGAGTACTTTGCTGGAAGTCGGCTATGATAATGTGAAATCTCAACGCACCAAAGACACCAACAATCAATACAAAATCACGCTGGCACAGCAATGGCAGGCAGGTGACAGTATCTGGTCACGCCCAGCAATCCGTTTGTTTGCAACTTATGCCAAATGGGATGAAAAATGGGGCTATGCAAACAAAAATGGCAGTTACACGAAAGGTGTTGCCTACAGTGATTCGTCATCACATCGTTTCAGCCGTGGTAACAGTGATGAATTCACCTTTGGCGCCCAATTCGAAGCTTGGTGGTAA
- the malM gene encoding maltose operon protein MalM translates to MKIKLLSVCLSTLLCYALPAASYAAPDTAMPDSSDNIVVPDSKLHNTTAPALTISSLQKLKWLPANTHATQTIILNSASSRIHEGDIQGAVAAFALPANQGALEITLNSLIKDKQVYSPNVLVLDEQLRPAAFYPSHYFQYQRPGIMSVDRLEGTLKLTPALGQQQIYLLVYTTRADLQSSTQMVDPAKAYAQGVGNAVPNIPDPMARHTETGILTLKVKSERDAGNVLIGQAFSAPAPKPVIVGSMQTATTAVTALQPVVPAIAPKNKPVLGDTEKYFNNAIKKAINDGDIDKALHLLDEAERLGSATARDTFIKRIKNLK, encoded by the coding sequence ATGAAAATAAAACTGCTTTCAGTTTGTCTCAGTACTCTGCTTTGCTATGCACTTCCCGCAGCGAGCTATGCAGCACCTGATACAGCAATGCCTGACAGTTCTGACAATATAGTTGTGCCCGATAGCAAACTGCACAATACCACAGCACCTGCGCTGACTATATCGTCCTTACAGAAATTAAAGTGGTTGCCAGCTAATACTCATGCCACACAGACTATTATCCTGAATAGTGCATCATCCCGGATTCATGAAGGGGATATTCAAGGAGCGGTAGCTGCATTTGCATTGCCAGCCAATCAGGGTGCATTAGAGATCACCCTGAATAGCCTGATAAAGGATAAGCAGGTTTATTCGCCTAATGTGTTAGTACTTGATGAGCAATTGCGCCCCGCAGCCTTTTACCCAAGTCATTATTTTCAATATCAACGACCGGGCATCATGTCAGTTGACAGGCTTGAAGGGACGTTAAAATTAACCCCCGCATTAGGGCAACAGCAAATTTACCTGCTGGTTTATACCACCCGTGCTGATTTACAGTCATCTACACAAATGGTCGATCCAGCTAAAGCCTATGCTCAGGGAGTAGGTAATGCCGTACCTAATATTCCTGATCCGATGGCTCGCCATACGGAAACAGGAATATTAACGCTAAAAGTGAAATCAGAACGCGATGCCGGTAATGTCCTGATTGGTCAGGCCTTCTCAGCACCAGCGCCAAAACCTGTCATAGTCGGCTCCATGCAAACAGCAACGACGGCCGTTACCGCACTACAACCTGTTGTGCCGGCTATTGCACCCAAAAACAAACCAGTTCTGGGTGATACCGAAAAATATTTCAATAACGCCATTAAGAAAGCGATTAATGACGGTGATATTGATAAAGCACTACATCTGCTGGATGAGGCTGAACGCTTGGGATCAGCAACCGCAAGAGATACCTTTATCAAAAGGATAAAAAATCTCAAATAG
- a CDS encoding polysaccharide deacetylase family protein yields MRQIVYVIEVALLLFFSFFSNSVLAQHHNLSNYRYMEVTKDSEIYARVGEHIVQVGLLKKGHFLKAAQEQGKQNDHYEFHFGNGQGYIDKENLKEVKQSVSFNGSLATLDKKTSENLMIFKDIRVYSTPEVNSSSIAILNANLRYPILDKLKDPSYQTWYEVNLGGRVGYISGQDAELDHGIPLLTYHHILKDKENKRFLHTSTTTSLSAFREQMDYLKQAGYTTISLYELEGYLNGTLNLPAKVVGLTFDDGLKSIYRYAYPILKKNGQKATLFIISSRIKRYPQEWNSENLQFMSLSTLYATKDVFDFQSHTHFLHRLGKNKGPILFSRSYHTILYDFERSRRALSQFNPHVLYLSYPFGGYNQQAIDAARNAGFHLAVTTKQGKVKLGDNPFSLKRLYILRTDSIEKMEKIIAN; encoded by the coding sequence ATGAGACAAATCGTCTATGTTATTGAAGTCGCTTTATTACTGTTTTTTAGTTTCTTTTCCAATTCTGTATTAGCACAGCACCACAATTTATCAAACTATCGTTACATGGAGGTGACTAAAGACAGTGAAATATATGCTCGGGTAGGTGAACATATTGTGCAGGTTGGATTATTAAAGAAAGGTCATTTTCTAAAAGCGGCTCAGGAACAAGGCAAGCAGAACGATCATTACGAATTTCATTTTGGTAATGGTCAAGGCTATATTGATAAAGAAAATCTAAAAGAAGTCAAACAATCTGTATCTTTCAATGGTTCGCTCGCTACTCTTGATAAAAAAACTAGCGAAAATTTAATGATTTTTAAGGATATTCGGGTTTATAGCACGCCTGAAGTTAATAGTTCATCGATTGCGATTCTGAATGCTAATCTCCGCTATCCAATTTTAGACAAACTGAAAGATCCCTCATATCAGACGTGGTATGAAGTGAATCTGGGGGGTCGCGTCGGTTACATTAGTGGTCAGGATGCCGAATTGGATCATGGTATTCCTTTGCTGACTTATCACCATATTCTGAAAGATAAAGAGAACAAGCGTTTTCTCCATACCTCAACAACGACCTCTTTATCGGCTTTTCGCGAGCAAATGGATTATTTGAAACAGGCAGGTTACACCACGATTTCATTGTATGAGTTGGAAGGTTACCTGAACGGGACTCTCAACTTACCTGCAAAAGTGGTTGGTCTGACGTTTGATGATGGATTGAAATCCATTTACCGTTATGCCTACCCAATCTTGAAAAAGAATGGGCAGAAAGCGACCCTTTTTATTATTTCATCCAGAATTAAGCGGTATCCGCAGGAATGGAATTCTGAAAACCTGCAATTTATGAGTCTTTCTACATTATATGCTACAAAGGATGTGTTTGATTTTCAGTCCCATACCCACTTTTTGCATCGTCTGGGGAAAAACAAAGGACCAATATTATTCAGCCGTTCATACCACACTATTCTATATGATTTTGAACGTTCTCGTCGTGCGTTATCACAATTCAATCCCCATGTTCTCTATCTCTCTTATCCCTTTGGTGGATATAACCAGCAAGCTATAGATGCAGCCCGAAATGCAGGGTTTCATTTAGCGGTCACAACCAAACAGGGTAAAGTAAAACTGGGAGATAACCCATTTTCACTGAAGCGTTTATATATATTACGAACCGATTCTATTGAAAAAATGGAAAAAATAATTGCTAATTAA